GTTGCGATACTACTATCTTTATGCTTTAGATAAATTGTCTTAGCTTTATAATAAACATTGCTAAAATCACAAGCTTTTTTTCTTTGTTCGCTTGAACTCATAGCACTCATAATAGCATCAATCTTACCCGCTTTAAGTGCTGCAATAAGTCCATCAAAACTCATAGCTTTAAACTCATATTTTATACCAGCAATTTTTGCTAAATTATCAAATAATTCAGCATCAAAACCACTAATCTTATCATCAACTAACATATCAAATGGAGGATAATCAGGAGAAATCCCAACTTTATAAACCTTGTCATTTGCATATAAACAAGCACTAAAAACCAGTGCAAACACTACTAATAAAAACTTTTTCATAACTACTCCTTATAGCCCGTATTTTTTGATAAGCTCATCATACTTACCACTTGCTTTTACTTCTTCAAGGGCTTTATTAATTATATCAATTAAGTCTTTATTTTTATCCTTTGCAAATGCAAATGCAAAACCTAAAGCCCCGTCATTTTCTTCATAAAAACTCTCAATTTCAGGATTTTTTGCCATAAATTTCTTAGCCACAAAAGAATCAAAAACAACCGCATCTATTTGCTTATTCACAAGGCTCATAACAACCACTGCTGAATCTTCGTGTAAAATCACATTAGCACCTAGCTTTCTTGCAGTATTTTCTTGAATTGTGCCAAGTTTCACTCCTGTTTTAACACCTTTTAAATCTTCTTTTGTAATGAAAGTATCGCCCTTTCTTTTAAGATACATAGTTTTTCCAAAAAAATAAGGATTAGAAAAATCACAATTCTTCATTCTTCTTTCGCTAATACTCATTCCTGAAGCTATCATATTGATTTTACCAGCTACTAAAGATGGAATAAGCCCATCAAAACTCATATTGACAAATTCAATCTTAAGATTAGCAACCTTTGAAATCTCATTTACTAAATCAACATCAAAACCACTCAATTTACCATCAACCATCATATCAAATGGAGCGTAATTTGCTGAAATACCAACCTTAACAACTTCATTTGCATAAGCAAATAAAGTTATAAATAAAGCTAAAAAAATCTTTTTCATATCTAATCCTAATGATTTAAAACTTTGTTTAAAAACTCATTTAATCTAGCATTTGTGCTAGAGTTAAATACAACTTGTGGCGTATCATCTACTGCTATTTTGCCACTTTCCATAAAAAATACCCTATTAGCTACATTTTTTGCAAAACCCATTTCGTGAGTTACTAATATCATAATAGGAGCATTATCTCCACTTGCTATTTCTTTAATAAGTCCTAAAACTTCTCCTACCATTTCAGGGTCAAGCGCACTAGTTGGCTCATCAAATAATATAACTTCAGGCTCCATCATAAGGCTTCTTGCTATTGCTATTCTTTGTTTTTGACCGCCGCTTAATTTGTGTGGGAAGAACTCTTCTTTATCAGCTAAACCAACTTTAGCTAAAAGATTTCTAGCTTTTTTAATAGCTTCATCTTTGCTTAAAATATTTAAACTAACAGGGGCTAAAATCAAATTATCCAATACATTTTTATTTGCAAATAGATTAAAATGTTGAAATACCATTGATACTTTTTGTCTGTGCTTATTAATATCAATTTTTTCATCTAAGATATTTTCATTATTGATTAAAATCTCCCCACTACTTGCAACTTCAAGTTTATTTAAACATCTTAAAAATGTGCTTTTTCCACCGCCACTAGGTCCAATAATAGCAATAATATCGCCTTTATTAATCTCTACACTAATATCTTTTAATACTTCTAAATTCCCGTAATTTTTGCATAAATTAGATATCTTAATCATTTCTTTTTAGCCTCATTTCTAATAATCTTACAAAACAAGTAAATACTTTAACACTAGCATAATACACAACACCTGCGAAAATATAAGGCTTAGGGTCGTATAAAAGTGATTGAAAAATCTTGCTTTGAAAAGTCAAATCAACAACGCTTATAAACGCAACTACTGAAGTTTCTTTAAACAACGATATGAACTCATTTGCTAAAGCAGGAATGATATTTTTAACAGCTTGTGGAAAAACTATCATTTTCATAGCTTGAAAGTGTGATAAACCCATAGACCTTGCTGCTTCCATTTGACCTTTATCAACGCTTTCAATCCCACTTCTAATAATCTCTGCAACATAAGCACTAGAATTAAGTCCTAAAGCAATAACAGCTACAAAAAATACATTTTCAACTTGAGCAAAAACCACAAATGCAAATATCATTAAAAGCAGCATTAATGGCATACCCCTAATTAAATCTAAATATTCATTGATTAACATTGTTAAAAATCTATTCCTAAGCACTAATAAAAACGCTAATAAAAATCCACCAGTAAGACCAATAATCAAACCAAGTGAAGTAAGTCCTAAAGTAGTGCCATAACTTTTAAGATAAGCTAAATGCTCTGCTTCGCTAAGTTCTTTAAATGGATAACAATAATAAGTAGTAATAATCACTATTGCAAGTGGAAAAATTACTTTAAAAATATTTTCTAAATTCTTCAATTTTTTTCCTTTGTCTAAAATACAATCATAGAGTGTAAAACACAACTAAAAACGATATATAATTTAATGGATATTATGTAGGTGTTTGATATGATGACGGATAGTAAGATATTTATTATGTTTAATTAAATCTATAATTTTCATCTTTCATCCTTTTTGTAAAATAAGCTTTGATTATCTCTTTTTTTACTTAATTTTAACTTATTTAAAAATAAAAATAAATTTATTTTTTAATCAAATAATAATAATTATCAGTTTATTTTAAAGTTTTTTAATTATAATTTTCAAAATTATTTTAAGGAGATATACAATGTCAGTATTAGTTATTGGTGCAGATGAGATTACACCTATAAAGGCTGTATTACAAAATTTAGGTGCAAGCAATATAACACATTGGGATGCTAGGAATGAAAATAGAGTAAATCGTCAAAATATACCACAAGATACTGGCTGTGTAGTTATGCTTACAAGTTTTTTAAATCATAACACTATGAAAAAAATTAAAAATCAAGCTAAAAAAAGAAACATACCTTTAGTATGTGCTAAACGCTCGGTTAGTTGCGTCTATTGTGAATATTGTAAAGTATTAGGTATTAATAAATAATGCAAATTTACTATGATTTCTCATAGTAAATTCTTAAAATAAAGCTTCTTCCATTTCCTTCGGTTTTTCTAAATCAAGTATTTTTAATACACTTGCTGCTACATTAGCTAATGAGCCATTCTTTAAATTTATGTCTTTTTTATAATTATAAAGCCAACAACCAACATCAAAAGTAGTATGATTTGTAAGTTTTTTTCCTTCTTTATTTCTCATAGCCTCGCAATTACCATGATCTGAAGTAATTAATAAAGCATAATTATTATTTTTAGCACTCAACATAATTTTACCTAAACAATAATCAACGCTTTCTACAGCTTTAATAGCTGCATTATAATCGCCAGTATGTCCTACCATATCTCCATTTGCGAAATTTACAACTATAAAATCATAACCATCATCAATGGCTTTTAAAACACAATCACATACTTTATAAGCACTCATTTCTGGCATTTCTGCATAACTTTTTACCTTAGGACTAGGTACTAAAACACGAGCTTCATTTTTAAATTCTTTCTCAACCCCACCATTAAAGAAAAAACTTACATGTGCATATTTTTCAGTTTCTGCTGTGTGAAATTGTTTTAAATTATTTTGACTTAAAATTTCAGCTAGAGTATTATTAATTTCAACTTTTGGAAAAATAACATCTAAATTTAATTTTTCATCATATTCACACATACATAAAACTTGCTCTGAACTTAAATTTACTTGTAATTCTTTAGCTAACTGTCTTGCTCTATCACTTCTAAAATTTACAATAATAACACCATCATTCATTTTAATATCACTTGTATCTAATTTTGTTGGCTCTATAAATTCATCAGTTATATTATTTTTATACGCATTTAAAACAATCTCTCTCATATCCTTTGGTTCATCTTCATTAAAAAGCATATCAATATATGCTCTAGTTCTATCAAGGTTGTTATCTCTATCCATAGCATAGAATCTTCCACTTATACTACTTGGTTTTATATAACTTGGATTTTTTTCATAAAAATCATAAAATTCTTGTGGCAATACATCTCTACCATCAGTGATTATATGTGCAAAACACTTACTGTTTTTACTTACAATCTCGCAAATTACATTAAAATGCTCATAGCTTGAATGAACACCACCATCACTATATAGACCTATTACATGAATTCTTTTAAATTTAGATATAAATTTATTTAATGTATCATTTTCATAAATACTTTTATCTTCAATGGCATTATTAATTCTTACTAAATTTTGATAAATAATTCTTCCACTTCCTATAGTCATATGTCCTACTTCACTATTACCTATGACTCCGTCAGGAAGGCCTACTGATTTACCACTTGTTTTTAGAGTACAAAATTTAGCCTCATCATTTAAAATTTTATAATTCGGTTTAGCAGCACTCATAAAAGCATTATAATAATTTTCTTTGTTTATCCCTATTCCATCGGTTATTACCAATATACATTTTTGCATTTTTTTCCTTTAAGTATAATTTAAGTGTTGATAGTAGCTAGTTAAACTTTATTAAGCTTTAATAGCTAAAATTTGTAAAACATTTTATATTATTAGGATTAAAAAATGAAAAATTACTATGAAATTTTAGGTGTAAAAAAAGATGCAAATGCTGATACTATAAAACAAGCATATAGAAGCCTAGCTAGAAAGTACCATCCTGATGTAAATAAAAACAAAGGTGCAGAAGAAAAATTTAAAGAAATCACTGAAGCTTATGAAGTTTTAAGTGATGAGAAAAAAAGAAAAGCTTATGATAACCCAAATTTTGGAGGATTTGGAAACGGTTTTTCCTCGGATTTTAACGATATTGATTTTGATAATATTTTTTCACAGTTCGGCACTAGTGGTTTTAATGGATTTAATAAAAATTATTCAAGACCTATGAAAACTGAGTTAGAAATATCATTTAATGATTCTGTATTAGGAGCAAAAAAATATATTACAATAAATGGAGAATCTTTTGAAGTAGATATAAAATCTGGCGTTGTAAATAATCAAGAAATTTCAGTTACAAATAATAAAAAAACACTAAAAGCAGTTATAAAAATTACAAAAAGCAACGAATATGAAAGAGATGGGGACGATTTAATAAAAGAAATTCAAATACCACTTAAAACTGCTTTATTTGGTGGAAAAATCGAATTTGATACGCCTAAAGAAAAAGGATTAAAAATAACAATAGGTGAAAATATAAAAAATGGTGGATTAATAAGGGTAAAAGGAAAAGGAATTTATAATTCTTATTCTAAAAATCAAGGTAATTTATTTTTAAGAGTCAAGGTTATTTTACCTAACATAAACACACTTGATGATAAAGTAGTGAAAATATTAAAAGAGTATTTATAAAGGAGAAAAAATGAATTATGATGAACCAGTATTCTTAATCTCTGTAGTGTCTAAACAATTAAACATACACCCACAAACATTAAGGCAGTATGAAAGAGAAGGTCTAATAGAACCTAATAGAACCTGTGGAAAAGTTAGGATGTATTCTCAAAAAGATGTAGATAGAATCAAAATGATTTTAAGATTTACTAGAGATTTAGGGGTAAATTTAGCTGGAGTTAGCATAATATTAGAATTAAAAAGTCAAATATCTAATTATGAAGAATTACTAATGAATCAAAAAAAGCAAAAAAATGCTTTGGTAAAACAAAATAACAAATTTGATATCATTTTTTACGAGGATAAAGATAATTAATGCAAGGCTTTTTGGAAATATTCTTAACTACAAGTGCTATAGCTATTGTGTTAAATGTAATATTAAAAAAATTTAATATACCAACAATCATAGGCTATATAGCTACTGGCTTTATAATAGAAGAAGTGTTTTATGTAACAACATCAGAACAACTAAACCATATTGCTGAATTTGGAATTGTTTTTTTAATGTTTACAATAGGACTTGAATTTTCAGTAAAACATCTAATGACTATGAAGACTGATGTTTTCGTTAATGGTGCTTTACAAATGGGTATTACTGGATTAGTACTTGCTGTGCTACTTCAATACGGATTTAATGTAGATGAAAATACATCTCTTATTATAGGATTTGCAATATCACTATCATCTACAGCAATAGTACTAAAAATACTTAACGAAAATAAAGATATAAATGAAAAATATGGAAGAAAGGCATTAGGAATTTTACTTTTTCAAGATATTGCAGTAATACCACTTTTATTAATGATTGATATTCTAGGACAAAATGGAACATCAATTAGTAGTCTTATAATAAAAACATTAGTATCGGCTAGTATAGTATTATTTTTATTATTTTTTATAGGAAAATACATATATGGTAGAATATTATATTATGTATTAAAAACTAATTCACAAGAAATTTTTATAGCTACAATATTATTTACTGTAGTTGGTGCTTCATTTTTAGCATATTATTTTGGTTTTTCATACTCACTTGGAGCTTTTATAGCAGGAATGATGATAGCCGAAACTGAATTTAAACACCAAATAGAAGCTGACTTAATCCCATTTAGAGATATTTTATTAGGCATATTTTTTATAACAGTTGGATTGCAAATAAATTTGCAAATAATAATAAGCAAGTGGTTCTTAATAATAGCTCTAACTATTGGAATAATGCTATTAAAAACTATTTGTATTTTTGTATTGTTATCACTGAAAAATACAAAAAGTGAAGCATTAAAAACAGCTCTTAGTGTATCACAAATAGGAGAATTTTCTCTTGCTATTTTTAGCATATTACTATCAAATAAAATGATAGATAACGATATAGCAGGACTACTTACATTATCAGTAATATTAAGTATGATAATATCACCATTTATACTAAAGAATGTTAAAAAAATAGCTACCATTACAAATGATGAAATAGTTGCTATTATGCCGAAAATAGATAGTTTAAATGGACATTTTGTAATATTTGGTTATGGATTATTAGGTCAAGAAGTTGTATTAAAACTAAAAAATCAAGGTATTCCTTATATAGCATTAGACAATGATATGAGTTTGGTTGAATTAGGACAAAGTAGAGGTGAAAATGTTTATTATGCAAGTGCTGAACAAGATATGAGTTTTGAAAATGCGAATATAAAATCTAGTGCAGCAGTAATTGTAACAATATCAAACGAACAAACACTAGAATTAGTTAGCAAAAAAATCATAGATTATGCACCAAATGTAAATTTAATCATAAGAATTAATAAAGATGAGAAAAAAATATTTGACAATCTAGGTGAAAATGTAAAAATGATAAAAGAAGAAGCAGTGGTTGCAAGAACACTTTTACAAGAAGCATTAGTTTGCAGAATAAAACAACAATCTTAAAGGAAAAATATGAAAATAGCTACTAGAAAATCATTACTTGCTTTATGGCAAAGCGAATTTGTAAAGGCGAAATTACAAGAAATTGAGCCTAGTTTAAATATAGAATTATTAGAGCTTAGCACTAAAGGAGATGTTATTTTAGATACTCCTTTAGCAAAAATTGGTGGGAAGAATTTGTTTATTAAAGAATTAGAAAACGCAATGCACGATGGGCTTGCACAAATTAGCGTTCATTCTTTAAAAGATGTTGGGGCAAGTTTGGCGTATGATTTTAAACTTGCTAGTATTTGCAAAAGAGAAACTCCTAATGATGTTGTGGTTTTTCGTGGAAATGAAAAATCATTAAATGAACTAAAACAAGGCGCAAAAATTGGCACAACAAGTCTTCGCCGCCAAATGCAATTAAGATTAATTAGAGATGATTTTTCTATTCATTCATTAAGGGGAAATCTACAAACTAGACTTAAAAAATTAAAAGATGGCGAATTTGATGCGATAGTTTTAGCTTATGCAGGACTTAAGAGATTAAATCTTTTAGATGAGTTAAATTATGAGATTTTAGATACAAAAATTATGATACCTTCAGCAGGTCAAGGTGCTGTTGCGATTGAGAGTATTAATGATGAAAAGGTGTTAAATCTTGTATCTAAATTAAATTGCCCTAAAACAGCATTATTATGCAAAATTGAGCGTGATTTTACTGCTACTTTAAATGGTGGTTGTGGTGCTCCAATAGGAATTAATGCAGCTTTTATTGATGATGAGATTATTTGTGTAAATGCGATTATTGGCTTAATTGATGCTAGTAAAATTATAAAAATGCAAAGAAAGATTAATCAAGCAAATGCAAGTGATTTTGGGGTAGTTTTAGCAAAAGAATTTATAAAGCATGGAGCTTTAGAAATTCTAGCTGAAAATGAAGAATTATTAAAAGAAATGCTATGAAAAATTATATAGAAAAATTAAAAAAAGCAAATTTATTAAACATAATTGAAACCCCTCTTGATACTGAGCTGGAAATACCTCATCTAGCATATTTAGAGGCTAAAAAAGAAGATTCTAAAGTTTTACTATTCACAAAACCTATAAAGGATGGAAAAGTTTGTAAAATTCCAGTAATTATGAATGTTTTTGCAAATAAAAAAGCATTAAATTTAGTACTTGGAAAAAGCACAGATGAGATTGCTAATGAAATTTCATCTTTATTAAATTTACATATCCCACCAACATTTGGTGCTAAAATTGACTTAGCCAAAAAATTATTTTCTTTAAAAAATATAGCTCCAAAAAGAGAGATTAACAAAAATGCACCTTGTAAACAAAAAGAATATTTACTAAATGAATTGCCAATTCTTAAAACTTGGGAAAAAGACGCAGGTGCATTTATTACGATGGGTCAGGTTTATACCAAAAGCCTTGATGGTAAGCAAAATAATTTAGGGATGTATCGTTTGCAAGTAATTGATAGTAAGCATTTAATTATGCATTTTCAACTACATAAAGACGCAAATAATTTTTTTCATGAATATAAAAAGGCTAATAAAAAAATGCCAATAGCTATTGCGATAGGCGACGACCCACTTCATATATTTTGCGCTCAAGCACCACTGCCTAAAGGTATATTTGAATTAATGCTTTATGGATTTATCAAAAAACAAGGAGCAAAATTAGTTAAATGTGATACTAATGATTTGTATGTACCAAGTAATAGTGATTTTGTAATAGAAGGCGAAATTGATGTAAATCATTTTGCTATTGAAGGTCCATTTGGAGACCATACGGGATTTTATACCCCGCAAGGTAATTTTCCTGTTATGAAAATTACAAAAATTACAGGCAAAAATGAGCCAATTTATAATGCAACGGTAGTTGGAAAACCTCCACTTGAAGATAAATGGATGGGGTATGGAACAGAGAGAATATTTTTACCACTACTTAAGACAACTTGCCCTGATTTGATTGATTATTGTATGCCTGAAAACGGTGTTTTTCATAATTTAATAATAGCAAAAATAAAAAATAATTATTTAGGTTCAGCTATGGCTAATATGCATGCATTTTGGGGGGTAGGACAAATGAGTTTTGTAAAAAACGCTATATTTGTTGATGAATATGCACCAAATTTAAGAGACTATCCAGCTATTTGTGAATATATTTTAAATAATTTCTCACCAAATAGATTATTAAAAAGTTATGGAATTTGTGATGAACTAGATCATTCAAGCACAAGATTAGGTATGGGTGGAAAACTTGGGTTAGACGCTACAAATAATGCACACTATCATGCAAATACATATAAAGATGAAAATTTAGAAAAAGAAAAAATAGAATATAAACCTGATTTAAAAAATCTATTAGATACATTAAAACCTTTAGGATTATGTGAATATAGTATTTATTATGCCGAAAGTAAAACGCAAATCACTTGTATTAGTCTTAAAAGAGATAATAATTTAAAAGAAATTTATGAAATATGTAAAAATTATTTGGGCGGAATTGTTGTATTATTTGATGAAGGAGTAAATTTAAACAACCCTTATATGTTAATATGGAAAGCTTTTAATAATTATGACCCTGCAAATGATATTATTATTGATGAAAACGGAGTTTTAGTAGCTGCTTATAGTAAAAATATTTTAGATAATTATATAAATAAATGGCCTGAAACTACAGAATGTAATAAAGAAGTCATAAAAAAATTAATAGACTTAAAACTTATAAATGATGATGAAACTTTCTTTAATCAATACGAAATTTTCTAAAAATTTAAGCTAGTAATAAACTAGCTTAATTTTTTCCATAAACTTAAATTTTCACCCTTATAACCTAAACACTTATAAAGCCTTGTAAACTCATTTTTTCCTTTTAACTTAATTTCATCAACCAATATTAACTCGTATAAATTTTCATCAACTAAAGCATTTTTGGTTTGTTCGCTAATTAAAATATTTGCCTTATAATTTTTACAAGAGCTTTCTACCCTACTTGCGGTATTTACCCCATCTCCTATACAAGTATAATCACTTCTTGAAAGGCTTCCCATCTCCCCTACAATACATTCACCTGTGTTAATTCCTATACCTATATTTATATAAGGAAGTCCTTTTTTACCCCAATCTTCGTTTAAAAGCTTTAAGGCTTTTATTTGCTCAATTGCAGCTTGTAAAGCACAATCAGCATGATTTTCTAAATCATTTGGAGCATTAAAATACGCCATAACAGCATCGCCTATATATTTATCAACCGTTCCGTTATATTTAAAAATAATATCACTCATAGGGGTCATATAAGTATTTAAAAATTCAACTAAATCAGCGGCATCCATATTCTCACTAATCGTAGTAAAATCTCTAATATCACTAAAAAATACTGATATTTCTCTTTTTGTAGTGCTAAACACATTATTATCCGTATTAATTAATTGCTCTGCAACACTTTTTGAAACTTTTTTTTCTAATTTTAATTTAATCAATTCTTTTTGTTTTGCTTCAAGAAAGAAATTTATAATAAGTCCAAAAATACTCATTAATATTGATACTAATACAAGTTCAAAAGTATTTAGAACAAATCTATCATTAATTAATATATAATAATGCCCTATCAATATAAAACCGATTAATAAAAAATTACATATAACTTGTAAAAATATTGATTTTATATACATAAAGACAATGCTTAAAACAATAATTGCTATTAGTGAAGCAAAAGTAATTTCAGCTAAATATCTAGGTAAAATCAAAAAATCATGATTTAATAAATTGTCAATAGCATTTGCATGAATTTCAACTCCAGGTAAATTCTCATCTAAAGCATTACTCCTAATATCATTAAGCCCGACAACACTTGTACCAATTAAAACAATTTTATTTTTAAAAAACTCTTCATTAACACTACCATTTAGCACATCAATAGCACTAATATATTGATAATGTGGATGATATCCTTTAAAAAATAAACCAAGTAATGCCTGCTGACTTAAAACTATAGGTTTGTTTTCATCTATAAAAAGATTAATATGAGATAAACCATCACCTATAGCTTTAATATTATCTACATTTTTATATTTTGCATACATTGATAAACCAAGACTAGGTAGTAATTGTTTAAATTGCCCATCATCATAATACATCATCATAAAAGCACTTCTAATTACATTATCTAAATGTGAATATGAATTAACAAATCCATTTGCATAAGCATTATCGCTTAATTCTTCTATGCTTGCTGTAATATTTTTACCATGCTGTAAAAATGAATAATCAATATTATCTTCTATTATGCTTTGATTACTTAATGGGGCTAATTTTTTTTCCGTATCATTTATATAAGAACCTAAATTTACAGCGTATGCTAATACACTATTAGTCTTTGAAAGCGCTAGTGCAAATGCCTTATCAGTATCTTGTGTTCTCTCACAAAAATTATACTTAGGAATATTTAAAGTGCTAAAACTAGAATCATCCATACCTTTAGTCATATTACCACGCTTATCGTTTTCTGCAAAATAAATATCAAATCCAACAACACTAGCTAAATTTAATTTATATACCAAACAAGCAAGAATATCCCTATCCCAAGGCCATTGACCAAGAGCTGCTAATGATTTTTCATCAATATCAATTATTTTTATCCTATCATCACCTTTTATATTACCACTCAAATATGCATTAACCCTAAAAAATACATCATGTGTTAAATTATCAAGCCTTTTGATAAGCGAA
This is a stretch of genomic DNA from Campylobacter sp. MG1. It encodes these proteins:
- a CDS encoding transporter substrate-binding domain-containing protein, which codes for MKKFLLVVFALVFSACLYANDKVYKVGISPDYPPFDMLVDDKISGFDAELFDNLAKIAGIKYEFKAMSFDGLIAALKAGKIDAIMSAMSSSEQRKKACDFSNVYYKAKTIYLKHKDSSIATKDDIKGKKVGVQLGTVQEAAVKQVGALVQPNENPVVLVMALNDKKLDALAFDALVAREYLAKYPNLAEFYNEDDGTEGFSIAFSKNENVELREKLNKALEEFIKTSEYEALLKKYNIN
- a CDS encoding transporter substrate-binding domain-containing protein, giving the protein MKKIFLALFITLFAYANEVVKVGISANYAPFDMMVDGKLSGFDVDLVNEISKVANLKIEFVNMSFDGLIPSLVAGKINMIASGMSISERRMKNCDFSNPYFFGKTMYLKRKGDTFITKEDLKGVKTGVKLGTIQENTARKLGANVILHEDSAVVVMSLVNKQIDAVVFDSFVAKKFMAKNPEIESFYEENDGALGFAFAFAKDKNKDLIDIINKALEEVKASGKYDELIKKYGL
- a CDS encoding amino acid ABC transporter ATP-binding protein yields the protein MIKISNLCKNYGNLEVLKDISVEINKGDIIAIIGPSGGGKSTFLRCLNKLEVASSGEILINNENILDEKIDINKHRQKVSMVFQHFNLFANKNVLDNLILAPVSLNILSKDEAIKKARNLLAKVGLADKEEFFPHKLSGGQKQRIAIARSLMMEPEVILFDEPTSALDPEMVGEVLGLIKEIASGDNAPIMILVTHEMGFAKNVANRVFFMESGKIAVDDTPQVVFNSSTNARLNEFLNKVLNH
- a CDS encoding amino acid ABC transporter permease, giving the protein MKNLENIFKVIFPLAIVIITTYYCYPFKELSEAEHLAYLKSYGTTLGLTSLGLIIGLTGGFLLAFLLVLRNRFLTMLINEYLDLIRGMPLMLLLMIFAFVVFAQVENVFFVAVIALGLNSSAYVAEIIRSGIESVDKGQMEAARSMGLSHFQAMKMIVFPQAVKNIIPALANEFISLFKETSVVAFISVVDLTFQSKIFQSLLYDPKPYIFAGVVYYASVKVFTCFVRLLEMRLKRND
- a CDS encoding DUF2325 domain-containing protein, with protein sequence MSVLVIGADEITPIKAVLQNLGASNITHWDARNENRVNRQNIPQDTGCVVMLTSFLNHNTMKKIKNQAKKRNIPLVCAKRSVSCVYCEYCKVLGINK
- the gpmI gene encoding 2,3-bisphosphoglycerate-independent phosphoglycerate mutase, which codes for MQKCILVITDGIGINKENYYNAFMSAAKPNYKILNDEAKFCTLKTSGKSVGLPDGVIGNSEVGHMTIGSGRIIYQNLVRINNAIEDKSIYENDTLNKFISKFKRIHVIGLYSDGGVHSSYEHFNVICEIVSKNSKCFAHIITDGRDVLPQEFYDFYEKNPSYIKPSSISGRFYAMDRDNNLDRTRAYIDMLFNEDEPKDMREIVLNAYKNNITDEFIEPTKLDTSDIKMNDGVIIVNFRSDRARQLAKELQVNLSSEQVLCMCEYDEKLNLDVIFPKVEINNTLAEILSQNNLKQFHTAETEKYAHVSFFFNGGVEKEFKNEARVLVPSPKVKSYAEMPEMSAYKVCDCVLKAIDDGYDFIVVNFANGDMVGHTGDYNAAIKAVESVDYCLGKIMLSAKNNNYALLITSDHGNCEAMRNKEGKKLTNHTTFDVGCWLYNYKKDINLKNGSLANVAASVLKILDLEKPKEMEEALF
- a CDS encoding DnaJ domain-containing protein → MKNYYEILGVKKDANADTIKQAYRSLARKYHPDVNKNKGAEEKFKEITEAYEVLSDEKKRKAYDNPNFGGFGNGFSSDFNDIDFDNIFSQFGTSGFNGFNKNYSRPMKTELEISFNDSVLGAKKYITINGESFEVDIKSGVVNNQEISVTNNKKTLKAVIKITKSNEYERDGDDLIKEIQIPLKTALFGGKIEFDTPKEKGLKITIGENIKNGGLIRVKGKGIYNSYSKNQGNLFLRVKVILPNINTLDDKVVKILKEYL
- a CDS encoding heat shock protein transcriptional repressor HspR, which gives rise to MNYDEPVFLISVVSKQLNIHPQTLRQYEREGLIEPNRTCGKVRMYSQKDVDRIKMILRFTRDLGVNLAGVSIILELKSQISNYEELLMNQKKQKNALVKQNNKFDIIFYEDKDN
- a CDS encoding cation:proton antiporter, producing the protein MQGFLEIFLTTSAIAIVLNVILKKFNIPTIIGYIATGFIIEEVFYVTTSEQLNHIAEFGIVFLMFTIGLEFSVKHLMTMKTDVFVNGALQMGITGLVLAVLLQYGFNVDENTSLIIGFAISLSSTAIVLKILNENKDINEKYGRKALGILLFQDIAVIPLLLMIDILGQNGTSISSLIIKTLVSASIVLFLLFFIGKYIYGRILYYVLKTNSQEIFIATILFTVVGASFLAYYFGFSYSLGAFIAGMMIAETEFKHQIEADLIPFRDILLGIFFITVGLQINLQIIISKWFLIIALTIGIMLLKTICIFVLLSLKNTKSEALKTALSVSQIGEFSLAIFSILLSNKMIDNDIAGLLTLSVILSMIISPFILKNVKKIATITNDEIVAIMPKIDSLNGHFVIFGYGLLGQEVVLKLKNQGIPYIALDNDMSLVELGQSRGENVYYASAEQDMSFENANIKSSAAVIVTISNEQTLELVSKKIIDYAPNVNLIIRINKDEKKIFDNLGENVKMIKEEAVVARTLLQEALVCRIKQQS
- the hemC gene encoding hydroxymethylbilane synthase produces the protein MKIATRKSLLALWQSEFVKAKLQEIEPSLNIELLELSTKGDVILDTPLAKIGGKNLFIKELENAMHDGLAQISVHSLKDVGASLAYDFKLASICKRETPNDVVVFRGNEKSLNELKQGAKIGTTSLRRQMQLRLIRDDFSIHSLRGNLQTRLKKLKDGEFDAIVLAYAGLKRLNLLDELNYEILDTKIMIPSAGQGAVAIESINDEKVLNLVSKLNCPKTALLCKIERDFTATLNGGCGAPIGINAAFIDDEIICVNAIIGLIDASKIIKMQRKINQANASDFGVVLAKEFIKHGALEILAENEELLKEML